GTCGACGGACCTCCTCGCCGCTTGGACATCTTCCGCCTCAGTCGGGAACGGGTTTCCAATGTAGGACATGACCGCCCCTTCGAAGTCTCCCTGGCAGATCTTCTTTCCGATTATGTGGGTGACGGGTCTTACGGCACCAAATCGCTGGACGCCGAAGAAGTTCGGGAATCCACCGATCTCCATGATGGAATCCGCAATCCTCGACACTCTCCCAAGGGTGTCCGATTGGGACATTCCTATGTCGCCGATCTCGATTCGGAAGAGGTTCCCAAGGAGGTCTCCGAGTTCCAGCCTCTTATCAGTTCTGAAGACATCCAGTATCTCGACATCTTTGATGTTCAGCCGTTCCAGGCTTTCAGGCGGATCGTCGAACTGGACGAGCTGGGTGGTCACCGCCCTCTTGTCCTTTGTTCCTGCAAACCTGATCCTCTTTCTGGAAATTCTCAGAGTCCTCGCGAGGTGCCTGACCAAGCGGTTGGTCTCCCAATTCCTGGCCCGTACCCGCGCGGCGGCGTAGCGCCCGTCATCGGCAACGGGCAGGGAAACAGAAATCTCCTCCACGACGAAGTCCTCGGGCGTTATCCTCAGCCTCCCGCCAATCCCAGGGAGATTCGTGAGGAAAGCCTCGATTCCTAGAACATCTTCCATCGAGAACACATCATTTGGCTTTCTTCTCGATGAGGGTCTTGCACTGAGCGAACTCCTTGGAGAGTTCC
Above is a window of Candidatus Thermoplasmatota archaeon DNA encoding:
- the truD gene encoding tRNA pseudouridine(13) synthase TruD, which gives rise to MEDVLGIEAFLTNLPGIGGRLRITPEDFVVEEISVSLPVADDGRYAAARVRARNWETNRLVRHLARTLRISRKRIRFAGTKDKRAVTTQLVQFDDPPESLERLNIKDVEILDVFRTDKRLELGDLLGNLFRIEIGDIGMSQSDTLGRVSRIADSIMEIGGFPNFFGVQRFGAVRPVTHIIGKKICQGDFEGAVMSYIGNPFPTEAEDVQAARRSVDSSRDFPEALRTFPRHLSFERAILNHLVTNPNDFAGSIQSLPLNLQMMFVHAYQSYLFNRMLSERLNRGLPLNEVIVGDVILPATQDGLPDRREHILVNEGNMAKATRRVREGKGFVSGIIFGAEPRFASGEMGEIEESVRESEGVEPEDFLIPKIPRISSKGLRREILGPLKDFEFQVMDESVRMSFGLIPGCYATSLLREFMKGDMMDY